A region of Leifsonia xyli DNA encodes the following proteins:
- a CDS encoding Fe-S cluster assembly protein HesB, with the protein MPLSITGDPAADALLDESPFALLTGMLLDQQIPMETAFSGPAKLRDRLGALDPQSIAAMDPEKLAEVMKQPPAVHRFPGSMAGRVQALAAAIVSDWGGDTAAIWTQGDPDGDEVLRRLKALPGFGEQKAKIFLALLGKQKGLTAAGWEKAAGDYGTPGYRSVADIVDADSLTKVREHKRAMKAAAKAK; encoded by the coding sequence ATGCCACTCTCCATCACCGGCGACCCCGCTGCGGACGCCCTCCTCGACGAGTCCCCCTTCGCCCTGCTGACCGGGATGCTGCTCGACCAGCAGATCCCGATGGAGACCGCGTTCAGTGGACCGGCGAAGCTGCGTGACCGACTCGGCGCGCTCGATCCGCAGAGCATCGCCGCGATGGATCCGGAGAAGCTCGCCGAGGTCATGAAGCAGCCCCCGGCGGTCCACCGGTTCCCGGGCTCGATGGCCGGGCGGGTCCAGGCGCTCGCCGCCGCGATCGTGTCCGACTGGGGCGGCGACACCGCCGCGATCTGGACCCAGGGCGACCCGGACGGCGACGAAGTCCTGCGCCGGCTGAAGGCGCTGCCCGGCTTCGGCGAGCAGAAGGCGAAGATCTTCCTCGCCCTGCTCGGCAAGCAGAAGGGCCTCACGGCCGCCGGGTGGGAGAAGGCCGCGGGCGATTACGGGACGCCCGGCTACCGCTCGGTCGCCGACATCGTCGACGCCGACTCGCTGACGAAGGTGCGTGAGCACAAGCGCGCGATGAAGGCCGCAGCCAAGGCCAAGTGA
- a CDS encoding 1-(5-phosphoribosyl)-5-((5-phosphoribosylamino)methylideneamino)imidazole-4-carboxamide isomerase (catalyzes the formation of 5-(5-phospho-1-deoxyribulos-1-ylamino)methylideneamino-l-(5-phosphoribosyl)imidazole-4-carboxamide from 1-(5-phosphoribosyl)-5-[(5-phosphoribosylamino)methylideneamino] imidazole-4-carboxamide and the formation of 1-(2-carboxyphenylamino)-1-deoxy-D-ribulose 5-phosphate from N-(5-phospho-beta-D-ribosyl)anthranilate; involved in histidine and tryptophan biosynthesis), whose amino-acid sequence MTDFLTTPRLVLLPAVDVADGKAVRLTQGAAGSETSYGDPVDAAAEWAEAGAEWIHLVDLDAAFGRGENRSLLKRVIHQVKGVSIELSGGIRDDESLEQALEAGASRVNLGTAALENPEWAAHAISQYGEAIAVGLDVRGTTLAARGWTREGGDLWEVLDRLEEAGCARYVVTDVTKDGTLRGPNLDLLRQVLDRTERPVVASGGISNLDDIAALRELVPLGLEGAIVGKALYAGAFTLPEALDVAGR is encoded by the coding sequence ATGACCGACTTTCTCACCACGCCCCGCCTCGTCCTCCTTCCCGCGGTGGATGTCGCCGACGGCAAGGCGGTGCGCCTGACTCAGGGCGCGGCCGGCAGCGAGACCAGCTACGGCGATCCGGTGGATGCTGCCGCCGAGTGGGCCGAGGCCGGGGCGGAGTGGATCCATCTGGTCGACCTCGACGCCGCGTTCGGCCGCGGAGAGAACCGCTCCCTCCTGAAGCGCGTCATCCACCAGGTCAAGGGCGTCAGCATCGAGCTGTCCGGAGGCATCCGCGACGACGAGTCCCTCGAGCAGGCGCTCGAGGCGGGCGCCTCCCGCGTGAACCTCGGCACCGCCGCGCTGGAGAACCCGGAGTGGGCCGCCCACGCGATCAGCCAGTACGGCGAGGCGATTGCCGTCGGCCTGGATGTACGCGGCACGACCCTCGCGGCCCGCGGCTGGACGCGCGAGGGCGGCGACCTGTGGGAGGTGCTCGACCGTCTTGAGGAGGCCGGCTGCGCCCGCTACGTCGTCACCGATGTGACGAAGGACGGCACGCTGCGCGGCCCCAACCTCGACCTGCTTCGCCAGGTGCTCGATCGCACCGAGCGTCCCGTGGTCGCCTCCGGCGGAATCTCCAACCTCGATGACATCGCCGCGCTGCGCGAGCTCGTCCCTCTGGGCCTCGAGGGCGCGATCGTCGGCAAGGCGCTCTACGCGGGCGCGTTCACGCTGCCCGAGGCGCTGGATGTCGCGGGACGCTGA
- a CDS encoding imidazole glycerol phosphate synthase subunit HisH produces MSDERKPDVVVFDYGTGNVHSAVKALEAAGAAVELTGNRKRAQEADGLLVPGVGAFTAVAEALRASHGDEVIDRRLAGGRPVLGICVGMQIMFERGVEHGLETEGLGEWPGTVDLLKADVVPHMGWNTVRAPEDSVLFDGLQDERFYFVHSYAAQDWTLHPEAPFPTPKVTWADHGAPFVAAVENGPLSATQFHPEKSGQAGIRLLRNWVRSL; encoded by the coding sequence GTGAGCGACGAGCGGAAGCCTGACGTCGTCGTCTTCGACTACGGCACAGGCAACGTCCACTCGGCGGTCAAGGCGCTCGAAGCCGCGGGCGCGGCGGTCGAGCTGACCGGCAACCGCAAGCGCGCCCAGGAGGCCGACGGGCTGCTCGTGCCCGGTGTCGGCGCGTTCACGGCCGTCGCCGAGGCGCTGCGCGCGTCGCACGGTGACGAGGTCATCGACCGCCGGCTGGCCGGAGGACGACCGGTGCTGGGCATCTGCGTGGGCATGCAGATCATGTTCGAGCGCGGCGTGGAGCACGGCCTCGAGACTGAGGGGCTGGGGGAGTGGCCGGGCACGGTCGACCTCCTGAAGGCCGACGTCGTGCCGCACATGGGCTGGAACACCGTCCGCGCGCCGGAGGACTCGGTGCTGTTCGACGGGCTGCAGGACGAGCGCTTCTACTTCGTCCACTCCTACGCCGCGCAGGACTGGACGCTGCACCCCGAGGCCCCGTTCCCGACGCCGAAGGTGACCTGGGCCGACCACGGCGCACCGTTCGTCGCCGCGGTCGAGAACGGCCCGCTGAGCGCGACGCAGTTCCACCCCGAGAAATCGGGGCAGGCCGGCATCCGGCTGCTCCGTAACTGGGTCCGCTCGCTCTAG
- a CDS encoding imidazoleglycerol-phosphate dehydratase yields the protein MTNRAATVTRETSESSIELTLDLDGTGTSDIQTSVPFYDHLLTAFAKHSLTDLRIRATGDTDIDVHHTVEDIGIVLGQAIRQALGDKAGISRYGDALVPLDEALVQAVVDISGRPYLVHTGEPVGFELHLIGGHFTGSMVRHVFEAISFNAAITTHITVVGGRDPHHIAEAEFKAFARAFRQAKALDPLITGIPSTKGAL from the coding sequence ATGACGAACCGCGCCGCCACGGTCACCCGCGAGACGAGCGAGTCGAGCATCGAGCTCACCCTCGACCTCGACGGCACCGGCACGTCCGACATCCAGACGAGCGTCCCGTTCTACGACCACCTGCTGACCGCGTTCGCCAAGCACTCGCTGACCGATCTGCGCATCCGAGCGACCGGCGACACCGACATCGACGTCCACCACACGGTGGAGGACATCGGCATCGTCCTCGGCCAGGCCATCCGCCAGGCTCTCGGCGACAAGGCGGGCATCTCCCGCTACGGCGACGCCCTGGTGCCGCTCGACGAGGCGCTGGTGCAGGCCGTCGTCGACATCTCCGGGCGTCCGTACCTCGTGCACACGGGCGAGCCCGTGGGCTTCGAGCTGCACCTCATCGGCGGCCACTTCACCGGCTCGATGGTGCGGCACGTGTTCGAGGCGATCTCGTTCAACGCCGCCATCACGACGCACATCACCGTGGTCGGCGGCCGCGACCCGCACCACATCGCCGAGGCCGAGTTCAAGGCGTTCGCGCGCGCGTTCCGCCAGGCGAAGGCCCTCGACCCGCTGATCACGGGCATCCCGTCCACGAAGGGGGCGCTGTGA
- a CDS encoding histidinol-phosphate transaminase: MTSLSELPIRDDLRGRSPYGAPQRPVPVALNVNENTHPIPESVASDIVARVAAAVGGVNRYPDREFTELRGAFARYLGHDLTADQIWAANGSNEVLQHILQAFGGPGRTLLGFAPTYSMYPLLAAGTGTAYVAGTRDADYELSPATAAEQIRALDPDIVILCSPNNPTGTPLDLATVEAAYDAARGIVVVDEAYAEFLPDGTPSALSLLPGRPRLLISRTMSKAFAFAGARVGYLAADPAVNDALRLVRLPYHLSAITQAAALGALAHSDEMLATVGEIRVQRDRLVTELAALGYTPHRSGSNFVLFGGVADPHATFEALAEQGILVRDVGIPHHLRVTAGTEQETTAFLEALAALGRPAAAADELSTADDAPERTEPAPIDSDL; the protein is encoded by the coding sequence GTGACCTCCCTCTCCGAGCTGCCGATCCGAGACGACCTCCGCGGTCGTTCCCCGTACGGCGCGCCGCAGCGTCCGGTGCCCGTCGCGCTGAACGTGAACGAGAACACGCATCCCATCCCCGAGAGCGTCGCGTCCGACATCGTCGCGCGAGTCGCCGCGGCGGTCGGCGGCGTGAACCGCTACCCGGATCGGGAGTTCACCGAGCTGCGCGGAGCCTTCGCGCGGTACCTCGGGCACGACCTCACCGCCGACCAGATCTGGGCGGCGAACGGCTCGAACGAGGTGCTGCAGCACATCCTGCAGGCGTTCGGCGGCCCGGGTCGCACGCTGCTCGGTTTCGCGCCAACGTACTCGATGTACCCGCTGCTGGCCGCCGGCACCGGTACCGCGTATGTCGCGGGCACGCGCGACGCGGACTACGAGCTCTCGCCGGCGACCGCCGCCGAGCAGATCCGCGCGCTCGACCCGGACATCGTCATTCTCTGCTCGCCGAACAACCCGACCGGCACCCCGCTCGACCTGGCGACGGTCGAGGCGGCCTACGACGCCGCGCGCGGGATCGTCGTGGTGGACGAGGCGTACGCCGAGTTCCTGCCCGACGGCACGCCCTCGGCCCTCTCGCTGCTTCCCGGTCGCCCGCGTCTCCTGATCTCGCGCACGATGAGCAAAGCGTTCGCCTTCGCCGGCGCCCGCGTCGGCTACCTGGCCGCCGATCCGGCCGTGAACGACGCCCTGCGGCTCGTGCGCCTGCCGTACCACCTCTCCGCGATCACGCAGGCGGCGGCCCTCGGCGCGCTCGCCCACTCCGACGAGATGCTGGCGACCGTCGGCGAGATCCGCGTGCAGCGCGACCGCCTCGTCACGGAGCTCGCCGCCCTCGGCTACACGCCGCACCGGAGCGGCAGCAACTTCGTGCTGTTCGGCGGCGTCGCCGATCCCCACGCGACGTTCGAGGCGCTCGCCGAGCAGGGCATCCTGGTGCGCGACGTCGGCATCCCGCACCACCTCCGCGTCACCGCCGGCACCGAGCAGGAGACGACCGCGTTCCTGGAGGCGTTGGCCGCGCTGGGCCGCCCTGCCGCGGCCGCGGACGAGTTATCCACAGCCGACGACGCCCCGGAGCGCACCGAGCCCGCCCCGATAGACTCGGACCTATGA
- a CDS encoding repressor LexA gives MSNENQARGGTRRRKNLSDKQLAILDVIQKSVSQRGYPPSMREIGDAVGLSSLSSVTHQLNQLELSGYLRRDPNRPRALEILIDLPSASGDTPDYENQTPVGDAAMVPLVGRIAAGIPITAEQQIDEVFPLPRQLVGNGELFMLKVVGESMIDAAICDGDWVVVRAQNTAENGDIVAAMLDEEATVKVFRQRDGHTWLLPRNSNFEPILGDFATVLGKVVAVLRAV, from the coding sequence GTGTCGAACGAGAACCAGGCCCGCGGAGGCACCCGCCGCCGCAAGAACCTGAGCGACAAGCAGCTGGCGATCCTCGACGTCATCCAGAAGTCGGTGAGCCAGCGCGGCTATCCGCCGAGCATGCGCGAGATCGGCGACGCAGTCGGGCTCTCCTCCCTGTCGTCGGTGACGCACCAGCTCAATCAGCTGGAGTTGAGCGGATACCTGCGCCGCGACCCGAACCGCCCGCGCGCGCTCGAGATCCTGATCGACCTGCCCAGCGCGTCCGGCGACACCCCGGACTACGAGAACCAGACGCCCGTCGGCGACGCGGCGATGGTGCCTCTGGTCGGCCGCATCGCAGCCGGAATCCCGATCACGGCGGAGCAGCAGATCGACGAGGTGTTCCCGCTCCCCCGCCAGCTGGTCGGCAACGGCGAGCTGTTCATGCTCAAGGTCGTCGGCGAGTCCATGATCGACGCGGCCATCTGCGACGGCGACTGGGTGGTCGTGCGCGCGCAGAACACGGCCGAGAACGGCGACATCGTCGCGGCGATGCTCGACGAGGAGGCGACGGTCAAGGTGTTCCGCCAGCGCGACGGCCACACGTGGCTGCTGCCGCGCAACTCCAACTTCGAGCCCATCCTGGGCGACTTCGCGACGGTGCTCGGCAAGGTCGTCGCGGTCCTCCGCGCCGTCTGA
- a CDS encoding 5-methyltetrahydropteroyltriglutamate--homocysteine S-methyltransferase produces the protein MTDTTARPAFPAGTIIGYPRIGRRRELKKAVEAFWAGSITADELEATAADLRSATRERLASLGLGRTDASIPESFSYYDQVLDAAVTIGALPSRFAGLAGADGAVDLAGYFTIARGEGENPPLEMTKWFDSNYHYLVPEIGPETDFRLASDRIVREFEEARAAGFVTRPVIVGPVTFLLLSKPSDDASEGFRPLSRLSDLLPVYRELLARLAAAGAPWVQLDEPALVSESIDEPRDAVLDAVRTAYDELGSASDRPAIFVAAPYGSLDDALAPLVAAPVEAISLDLVRGTVPTGLDAATAAALATKTVVGGVIDGHNIWRGDLEAAFGTLTELLSLSPSVTVSTSTSLLHVPHDVDDEPELDARLKTWLAFADQKVAQVAVLARGIVDGHEAIQEELTAATAALADRASAPGVRVPAVREREAALTRADFRRGDYDARQAAQEEALGLPFLPTTTIGSFPQTADIRRSRAQLAKGLISEAEYLGRMRDEIKRVVDLQEEIGIDVIVHGEPERNDMVQYFAENLDGFAVTQNGWVQSYGSRCTRPSILWGDVSRPAPITVDWSSYTQSLTSKPVKGMLTGPVTILAWSFVRDDQPLGETARQVALALRDEIADLEQVGIRVVQVDEPALRELLPLKKRDQDDYLEWSVGSFRLATSGVADETQIHTHLCYSEFGVVIDAIRNLDADVTSIEAARSRMEVVHDIQRSGFEHGIGPGVYDIHSPRVPSVAEVTELLETALSAIPGRQLWVNPDCGLKTRGYDETVASLRNIIEATRGVREKAAVTA, from the coding sequence ATGACCGACACCACCGCGCGCCCCGCCTTCCCCGCGGGCACGATCATCGGCTACCCGCGCATCGGCCGCCGCCGCGAGCTCAAGAAGGCCGTCGAGGCGTTCTGGGCCGGCAGCATCACCGCGGACGAGCTGGAGGCGACGGCCGCCGACCTTCGCTCGGCCACTCGCGAGCGCCTCGCGTCCCTCGGCCTCGGCCGCACCGACGCGTCAATCCCGGAGAGCTTCAGCTACTACGACCAGGTGCTGGATGCCGCCGTCACCATCGGCGCCCTTCCGTCGCGCTTCGCCGGTCTCGCCGGGGCGGACGGCGCCGTCGACCTCGCGGGCTACTTCACCATCGCCCGCGGCGAGGGGGAGAACCCGCCGCTGGAGATGACCAAGTGGTTCGACTCCAACTACCACTACCTCGTGCCCGAGATCGGACCGGAGACCGACTTCCGTCTCGCCTCCGACCGCATCGTGCGCGAGTTCGAGGAGGCCCGCGCGGCCGGCTTCGTCACCCGCCCGGTCATCGTCGGCCCGGTCACCTTCCTGCTCCTGAGCAAGCCGAGCGACGACGCCTCCGAGGGCTTCCGCCCGCTGTCGCGCCTGTCCGACCTCCTGCCGGTGTACCGCGAACTGCTCGCCCGCCTGGCCGCGGCCGGCGCTCCGTGGGTGCAGCTGGACGAGCCCGCGCTTGTCAGCGAGAGCATCGACGAGCCGCGGGATGCCGTGCTCGACGCCGTCCGCACGGCCTACGACGAACTGGGCTCCGCCTCCGACCGGCCTGCGATCTTCGTCGCGGCGCCGTACGGCAGCCTCGATGACGCCCTCGCCCCGCTGGTGGCCGCTCCGGTCGAGGCGATCTCGCTCGACCTCGTCCGCGGGACGGTCCCGACCGGACTGGACGCGGCGACCGCGGCCGCGCTCGCGACCAAGACCGTCGTCGGCGGTGTGATCGACGGCCACAACATCTGGCGCGGCGACCTGGAGGCGGCGTTCGGGACGCTCACCGAGCTCCTGTCGCTCAGCCCGTCCGTGACCGTGTCTACCTCCACCTCGCTGCTGCACGTGCCGCACGACGTGGACGACGAGCCGGAGCTGGACGCGCGCCTGAAGACCTGGCTCGCCTTCGCCGATCAGAAGGTCGCGCAGGTCGCCGTTCTCGCCCGCGGGATCGTCGACGGCCACGAGGCCATCCAGGAGGAGCTGACGGCCGCCACTGCGGCTCTCGCCGACCGCGCCTCGGCGCCCGGTGTGCGCGTCCCGGCCGTGCGCGAGCGCGAGGCGGCGCTGACCCGCGCCGACTTCCGCCGCGGCGACTACGACGCGCGTCAGGCGGCGCAGGAGGAGGCTCTCGGCCTGCCGTTCCTGCCCACCACGACGATCGGATCCTTCCCGCAGACCGCCGACATCCGCCGCTCGCGCGCCCAGCTCGCGAAGGGCCTCATCAGCGAGGCGGAGTACCTCGGCCGCATGCGCGACGAGATCAAGCGGGTCGTCGACCTCCAGGAGGAGATCGGGATCGACGTCATCGTGCACGGCGAGCCCGAGCGCAACGACATGGTGCAGTACTTCGCCGAGAACCTCGACGGTTTCGCGGTGACCCAGAACGGCTGGGTGCAGTCGTACGGGTCGCGGTGCACGCGCCCGTCCATCCTCTGGGGCGACGTGTCGCGTCCGGCGCCGATCACGGTCGACTGGTCGTCGTACACGCAGAGCCTGACGTCCAAGCCGGTGAAGGGCATGCTGACCGGTCCGGTGACGATCCTGGCGTGGTCGTTCGTCCGCGACGACCAGCCGCTCGGAGAGACCGCCCGCCAGGTCGCCCTCGCCCTCCGCGACGAGATCGCCGACCTGGAGCAGGTGGGCATCCGCGTGGTGCAGGTCGACGAGCCCGCGCTGCGCGAGCTCCTGCCGCTCAAGAAGCGCGACCAGGACGACTATCTGGAGTGGTCGGTCGGGTCGTTCCGCCTCGCCACCTCGGGCGTCGCCGACGAGACGCAGATCCACACGCACCTCTGCTACTCGGAGTTCGGCGTCGTCATCGACGCGATCCGCAACCTGGACGCGGACGTGACCAGCATCGAGGCCGCGCGCAGCCGCATGGAGGTCGTGCACGACATCCAGCGGTCCGGCTTCGAGCACGGGATCGGCCCGGGCGTGTACGACATCCACTCGCCGCGCGTGCCGTCGGTCGCCGAGGTCACCGAACTGCTCGAGACGGCGCTCAGCGCCATCCCGGGCCGTCAGCTCTGGGTGAACCCGGACTGCGGGCTCAAGACCCGCGGGTACGACGAGACGGTGGCGTCGCTCCGCAACATCATCGAGGCGACGCGCGGCGTGCGTGAGAAGGCGGCCGTGACCGCCTGA
- a CDS encoding 5,10-methylenetetrahydrofolate reductase, producing the protein MSCTEPRYSFELYPPRNERAAAALPGTIDRLAAVHPDFISVTFGAGGSSRTASLDVLRYILQHTDVSPMAHLTCVGSSHEEANRLIREFLDAGVRRFLAVRGDPPADLPEGEDPIGDIRTTAELVQLIHRVQAERVPYGELPVPGLHAQAVLEHREHVQIAVAAFPNGHPSSRSVSQDIDALLAKQAAGANLGITQLFFHAEDYLHFAQRAAEAGVAFPILPGIMPVTSPARLKRMLELSGEDLPSDLAIELEVEPTDEGRREIGIAWAARLAQRLLDGGAPGIHLYTFNQHEAVLSVLDRIGALPSGDIDRPTTQKEPA; encoded by the coding sequence ATGAGCTGTACCGAGCCCCGGTACTCCTTCGAGCTGTACCCGCCGCGCAACGAGCGTGCGGCGGCTGCGCTCCCGGGAACGATCGACCGCCTCGCGGCCGTGCATCCCGACTTCATCTCGGTGACCTTCGGCGCCGGCGGATCGTCGCGCACCGCGTCGCTCGACGTGCTCCGCTACATCCTGCAGCACACCGACGTCAGCCCGATGGCCCACCTCACCTGCGTCGGCTCGTCGCACGAGGAGGCGAACCGGCTGATCCGGGAGTTCCTGGATGCGGGCGTGCGCCGGTTCCTCGCCGTGCGCGGCGACCCGCCTGCGGACCTGCCGGAGGGCGAGGATCCCATCGGCGACATCCGGACCACGGCCGAGCTGGTGCAGCTCATCCACCGGGTGCAGGCCGAGCGCGTGCCGTACGGCGAGCTGCCGGTCCCCGGGCTGCACGCCCAGGCCGTGCTGGAGCACCGCGAGCACGTGCAGATCGCGGTCGCGGCGTTCCCGAACGGGCACCCGTCGTCGCGCTCGGTCTCTCAGGACATCGACGCGCTGCTCGCGAAGCAGGCGGCCGGCGCCAACCTCGGAATCACCCAGCTGTTCTTCCACGCGGAGGACTACCTCCACTTCGCGCAGCGCGCGGCCGAGGCTGGCGTCGCCTTCCCGATCCTCCCCGGGATCATGCCCGTCACCAGCCCGGCTCGCCTCAAGCGGATGCTGGAGCTGAGCGGCGAGGACCTCCCCAGCGACCTCGCCATCGAACTCGAGGTCGAGCCGACCGACGAGGGCCGCCGCGAGATCGGCATCGCCTGGGCGGCCCGTCTCGCGCAGCGCCTGCTCGACGGCGGCGCCCCCGGCATCCACCTCTACACGTTCAACCAGCACGAGGCCGTGCTCTCCGTGCTGGACCGGATCGGCGCCCTGCCGTCCGGCGACATCGACCGACCCACCACCCAGAAGGAACCAGCATGA
- a CDS encoding GTPase HflX, whose protein sequence is MTDKTNIREHTEDDVVARVLATENNRASVTLFGAGSADRAQALQAERADGGLHDGEQFEREERAALRRVSGLSTELQDVTEVEYRQLRLENVVLIGVYSQGSLQDAENSMRELAALAETAGAAVLDGLLQRRPHPDPSTYLGRGKAEELAGIVAALGADTVIADTELAPSQRRALEDVVKVKVIDRTAVILDIFSQHAKSREGKAQVELAQLEYLLPRLRGWGESMSRQAGGQVGGAGAGMGSRGPGETKIELDRRRIHTRMARLRKQIAGFKPAREAKRANRNRNSVPSVAIAGYTNAGKSSLLNRVTKAGVLVENALFATLDATVRRSVTADGRLYTLADTVGFVRNLPHQLVEAFRSTLEEVADSDVILHVVDGSHPDPASQLATVRDVIGEVGARDIPEIVVFNKADLIPEDERLVLRGLEPGAIFASARTGEGVDEVLAAIARLLPDPSLEVELVVPYDRGDLISALHERGRVISTEYVEEGTRVTARIMPEYHAAFEPFEVTATA, encoded by the coding sequence ATGACTGATAAGACGAACATCCGCGAACACACCGAAGACGACGTCGTCGCCCGCGTGCTCGCGACCGAGAACAACCGCGCCTCCGTGACGCTCTTCGGAGCCGGGAGCGCGGATCGTGCTCAGGCACTGCAGGCCGAGAGGGCCGACGGCGGCCTTCACGACGGCGAGCAGTTCGAGCGCGAGGAGCGTGCGGCCCTCCGCCGCGTCTCCGGCCTGTCGACGGAGCTGCAGGACGTCACCGAGGTCGAGTACCGGCAGCTGCGGCTCGAGAACGTCGTGCTGATCGGCGTGTACTCGCAGGGCTCCCTGCAGGACGCCGAGAACTCGATGCGCGAGCTCGCCGCTCTGGCCGAGACCGCGGGAGCGGCGGTGCTCGACGGCCTGCTGCAGCGCCGTCCGCATCCCGACCCGAGCACCTACCTCGGACGCGGCAAGGCGGAGGAGCTGGCCGGGATCGTGGCCGCCCTCGGCGCCGACACCGTGATCGCCGACACCGAGCTGGCCCCGAGCCAGCGTCGTGCGCTCGAGGACGTGGTGAAGGTGAAGGTGATCGACCGGACGGCCGTGATCCTCGACATCTTCAGCCAGCACGCCAAGAGCCGCGAGGGCAAGGCGCAGGTCGAGCTCGCGCAGCTCGAGTACCTGCTCCCGCGCCTCCGCGGCTGGGGCGAGTCGATGTCCCGTCAGGCCGGTGGCCAGGTGGGCGGCGCGGGAGCCGGCATGGGCTCGCGTGGACCCGGTGAGACGAAGATCGAGCTGGACCGCCGCCGCATCCACACCCGCATGGCGCGGCTGCGCAAGCAGATCGCCGGCTTCAAGCCGGCCCGCGAGGCGAAGCGCGCGAACCGCAACCGCAACTCGGTGCCGTCCGTGGCGATCGCCGGCTACACCAACGCGGGCAAGTCCAGCCTGCTGAACCGCGTGACGAAGGCCGGCGTGCTGGTCGAGAACGCGCTGTTCGCGACGCTGGATGCGACGGTCCGCCGTTCCGTGACCGCCGACGGGCGCCTGTACACGCTCGCCGACACGGTCGGGTTCGTGCGAAATCTGCCGCACCAGCTGGTGGAGGCGTTCCGGTCGACGCTGGAGGAGGTCGCCGACTCCGACGTCATCCTGCACGTGGTCGACGGGTCGCACCCGGACCCGGCGTCGCAGCTGGCGACCGTCCGCGACGTCATCGGCGAGGTCGGGGCGCGCGACATCCCGGAGATCGTGGTCTTCAACAAGGCCGACCTGATCCCCGAGGACGAGCGCTTGGTGCTGCGCGGCCTGGAGCCGGGCGCCATCTTCGCCTCCGCCCGCACGGGCGAGGGTGTGGATGAGGTGCTCGCGGCTATCGCGCGCCTGCTGCCGGACCCGTCGCTGGAGGTGGAGCTCGTGGTGCCGTACGACCGCGGCGACCTCATCTCGGCCCTGCACGAGCGCGGCCGGGTGATCTCGACCGAGTACGTGGAGGAGGGCACCCGCGTCACCGCGCGGATCATGCCGGAGTACCACGCGGCGTTCGAGCCGTTCGAGGTGACCGCGACCGCCTAA
- a CDS encoding 16S rRNA methyltransferase, whose product MASGDHYFSPAPESELNLRPFTARLAGRTYELVTANGIFSPERVDMGTRVLLDHVPTPPPGGQFLDLGSGWGPLALTLALESPHATVWAVDVNNRALDVVRRNAEKLGLTNVNPVTPDNVPDDVMFTTIWSNPPIRVGKNELHAILERWLPRLEPGSDAWLVVQRNLGSDSLHRWIQATFPELTTTRAATSKGYRVLRARARASA is encoded by the coding sequence ATGGCCAGCGGAGATCACTACTTTTCCCCGGCGCCGGAAAGCGAACTGAACCTGCGGCCGTTCACCGCGCGCCTGGCCGGACGGACCTACGAGCTCGTGACGGCCAACGGCATCTTCAGCCCCGAGCGCGTCGATATGGGCACGAGAGTGCTGCTGGACCATGTCCCCACGCCTCCGCCCGGCGGTCAGTTCCTCGACCTCGGATCCGGCTGGGGACCGCTGGCTCTCACACTTGCTCTCGAATCCCCTCATGCGACGGTCTGGGCCGTCGACGTCAACAACCGAGCGCTGGATGTGGTCCGCCGGAATGCGGAGAAGCTCGGCCTCACCAATGTAAACCCGGTGACGCCGGATAATGTTCCCGATGACGTGATGTTCACGACGATCTGGTCGAATCCGCCGATCCGCGTGGGCAAGAACGAGCTGCACGCCATCCTGGAGCGCTGGCTCCCCCGGCTGGAGCCGGGCTCGGACGCGTGGCTGGTCGTGCAGCGCAACCTGGGCAGCGACTCCCTGCACCGGTGGATCCAGGCGACGTTCCCGGAGCTGACGACGACGCGGGCCGCGACGTCGAAGGGCTACCGCGTGCTGCGGGCGCGGGCGCGGGCGTCGGCGTAG